A single genomic interval of Apis cerana isolate GH-2021 linkage group LG2, AcerK_1.0, whole genome shotgun sequence harbors:
- the LOC108002858 gene encoding uncharacterized protein LOC108002858 isoform X2, which translates to MTSTKSKEIADEYISSLSDLTINSKPLINMLTMLAEDNIEHAPAIVQAVENHLQKVRSEIKLPVLYLIDSIVKNVNGAYLNLFTQNIVNTFCGVFEKVDENTRASMWKLRQTWNDVFPAKKLFSLDVRVQSIDPAWPITASPTSVSSGSIHVNPRFFSMPQQSATSIVSQPIVAPVKLPPGDPVTPTEAAMREQLLKKQRELIELQKKKIELELLQAKANLEQQQRQLDKQAGNLKAELVTVTTHITSSTETITQGKLVATTVPSQAPKVAKQFPAATASLLKNAGINNGPRIAPASSIAVASAKPVSRDPRLKTTSVQDISVSSVDPRQRISTPTQKDSRGEAQAQLAANTNTVLSDQLKQQILSKQAVTSTINKSPTNLAGSDTATLNASNNNNANTNLNNNNNNKNFSGNANKDAVSHRTSQKKDPRLSSNSSGNLNSNSSKGSQNLSVGSNSSLSVGNRGGGSNDSKSKDSKISNSRSSSSSTIDKSSASSKSSHRKVGNKSRSKQPQTSPSKVPKVDRDASPVRSKSREKDSGDSSPSSRTSPQSFQTCKNRKKNTKSRKRSPSPPYRIPRRNDAKSNSVLNNSGGVTEEEQSGSLIVSPPHPPTFKEIRPNARQRNYVRRNKDGSLSPERSPANAGNVQTAVEPTVESSSKDEDLRATLPLPGAATSVLEKKDLDLRVLPPPVNTNKRQTSEHMESALAKKTKAEKFDALFGNEDVDLRTLTHPKAGRPPTPPPPVISGEDGKDSWAKLKTPSKNDREKQANNNDDKRDNRDRNRDRLGRLRLYNKLPDDPKERRRTLSNEDQDNRSGRRGRENDKPEKNEDRNIEIIMKQAAEQLNQGTITKTQYNTLIQEVLHMSEDRKLRAAQRKEKEVGSIVWEKGVNLDITGSSDRTSTFSPSADKEMIRNKDHPIARNPNGPRWQTQPWQQPGPWAHPPGPPYGGPQGHFNSDFRPVGPWQNPRHFGPMRPDYQYHGGFNHTMGPNPRLGPGMMGPIGPNGPLMSNLLPNGPIGPMGNPPMSLSGMNGPGMIMNNGPMTNLISNPNMSLNASRNVSPSSSSKYDLEDSDQNYTTTMIKNPNPHSRELPPPDPKLLDEIARDTMKSIDIDIQHIPREIRYYGQTGVVFMNWDDPREIGFQDGIRRVLIDDKITITCAFNDQYKEFIYEGEVHRIKLGAPTRELYIDDKWYECYFGGMPVTVDLGGKKVSVKLEGPPPLVKIGTVKRTDLVVAKINLIINARNMVPVFLDAKPQIFEIEGKPHTLEFIDSLQTVLLNGRPFKVEFGGLPKPIIVRDKKHFIRFSVLPRGVRPGYVKIAGMKGEEPIEAPPTPPLLTQKPKVDTASTPTQFSAVEHESTSQDGSDLRSTPKPDLQLDMLSSALPSAMAPSSGLSYQAEPAENPPAAAPPLSLPLNMNELFQRLVETGIVSNLSEQKKQEEEEKKEPEIIPVSFDKPETLKVKQPAIAAALYSGMQCSSCGARFAPELATRYSHHLDWHFRQNRRERDSARKAHSRPWYYDVSDWIQFEEIEDLEDRVQSWFETEKQTADTEGITAEDSPQEAAQPSVPTGTDEDSRCQVCHDAFEQFYNEEKEEWHLRPAINFEGKNYHPLCLDDYKEKSLVRALEKSALALEETIEEMEDEKKESSDETFIEDNKTDELSVEALNTEFEIIEPSNDVIEDNISEEPAERDNKEEETIIEDNIDCIEQNEKIEEQELEYNNKEDFDIESIEKENIETEIPETENVDKSFKNIKIKEEPIDEPEEQLEEEHFDFTNVEVKEEPIEPEPDPEESIITEPATVDTTYAAVKSSIDGNVELDSTPAAIPTAPSRIKINITKPLCINKEPEESKEKEKSIIETSTEEIIEPLVPASIKPALQGRKLSNLPPVERGQELSGLCSIM; encoded by the exons ATGACATCAACAAAATCTAAGGAAATAGCAGATGAGTACATCTCATCATTGTCTGATTTGACGATCAACAGTAAACCATTGATTAATATGCTTACTATGCTGGCTGAAGATAATATAGAACATGCACCAGCTATTGTTCAAGCTGTTGAAAATCATTTGCAAAAG gtGAGAAGCGAGATCAAATTACCTGTTCTTTATTTGATTGATTCAATTGTGAAGAATGTTAATGGAGCATATTTGAATCTCTTCactcaaaatattgtaaacaCTTTTTGTGGAGTATTTGAAAAG GTGGATGAGAATACACGAGCTAGTATGTGGAAATTAAGGCAAACCTGGAATGATGTATTTCCagcaaagaaattattttctttagatGTACGAGTGCAAAGTATTGATCCTGCCTGGCCAATCACTGCCTCTCCCACTAGTGTTTCTTCGGGATCTATTCATGTTAATCctcgttttttttcaatg cCTCAACAATCAGCAACATCTATTGTCTCACAACCAATTGTAGCACCTGTTAAGCTTCCACCAGGTGATCCAGTAACACCTACAGAAGCAGCAATGCgagaacaattattaaaaaaacaacgaGAACTGATAGaattgcaaaagaaaaaaattgaattagaattacTTCAAGCTAAAGCTAATTTAGAACAACAACAACGGCAACTTGATAAACAAGCTGGGAATTTAAAAGCTGAACTG gtgACAGTTACAACACATATTACATCAAGCACAGAAACTATCACACAAGGAAAACTTGTTGCAACTACTGTGCCAAGCCAAGCACCCAAAGTAGCTAAACAG tttccaGCAGCAACAGCTTCACTTCTAAAAAATGCAGGAATAAATAATGGTCCACGAATTGCACCAGCTAGTAGTATAGCAGTGGCATCAGCTAAACCTGTATCTCGTGATCCAAGATTAAAGACTACTTCGGTTCAAGATATATCAGTTTCAAGTGTGGATCCTCGTCAGCGAATAAGTACACCAACTCAAAAGGATTCGCGGGGTGAAGCCCAAGCGCAGTTAGCAGCAAATACAAACACTGTACTTTCAGATCAATTAAAACAGCAGATACTTTCGAAACAGGCTGTGACTAGCACTATCAACAAGTCTCCGACAAATCTTGCCGGCTCCGATACTGCGACATTAAACGCtagtaataacaataatgcTAATACGAAcctcaacaataataataataataaaaatttcagtgGTAACGCAAATAAAGATGCTGTGTCGCATCGAACAAGTCAAAAGAAAGACCCTCGATTGTCTAGTAATAGTAGTGGTAACCTAAACAGTAATAGTTCCAAAGGTTCTCAAAATCTATCTGTGGGTAGTAATAGTTCTTTATCCGTGGGTAATAGAGGAGGTGGGAGTAACGATTCTAAGTCGAAAGATTCAAAGATTTCGAATTCTCGAAGTTCTTCGTCATCGACAATCGATAAATCTTCCGCTTCCTCGAAATCCTCGCATAGAAAAGTAGGTAATAAATCGCGATCTAAACAACCTCAAACATCTCCGAGTAAAGTACCGAAAGTCGACAGAGATGCCAGTCCTGTTAGATCCAAATCTCGTGAAAAAGACAGTGGAGACAGTTCACCATCTTCGCGCACCTCTCCTCAATCCTTTCAAACctgtaaaaatcgaaaaaagaatacaaaatcGAGAAAGCGCAGTCCAAGCCCTCCATATAGAATTCCCAGGCGTAACGATGCAAAATCCAAttcagttttaaataattctggtGGTGTTACTGAGGAGGAGCAATCTGGTTCATTGATAGTCTCTCCTCCTCATCCACCTACATTTAAAGAAATCAGACCAAATGCTAGACAAAGAAATTACGTAAGGCGTAATAAGGATGGCAGTCTTAGTCCCGAACGCTCTCCAGCAAATGCTGGAAACGTTCAAACTGCTGTGGAACCAACTGTGGAATCATCCAGCAAGGATGAAGATTTGAGAGCAACTCTACCTCTTCCAGGTGCAGCCACTTCGGTATTAGAAAAGA agGACTTAGATTTACGTGTATTACCACCACCAGTTAATACCAATAAAAGACAAACTTCAGAACACATGGAATCTGCTTTAGCAAAGAAAACAAAAGCTGAAAAATTTGATGC attatttggAAATGAAGATGTTGATTTACGAACATTGACTCATCCTAAAGCTGGACGGCCACCTACACCACCTCCACCTGTAATATCTGGTGAAGATGGTAAAGATAGTTgggcaaaattaaaaacaccATCAAAGAATGATAGAGAAAAACaagctaataataatgatgataagcGGGATAACAGAGATCGTAACAGAGATAGGTTGGGTAGACTCAGGCTTTATAACAAACTTCCAGATGATCctaaagaaagaaggagaacaTTATCGAATGAAGATCAAGATAATAGATCGGGTCGACGGGGTCGAGAAAATGATAAACCTGAAAAAAATGAggatagaaatattgaaataataatgaaacaagCTGCTGAACAATTGAATCAAGGTACTATTACTAAAACTCAATATAATACTCTTATTCAAGAAGTTTTACATATGAGTGAAGATCGAAAATTAAGAGCTGCACaacggaaagaaaaggaagttgGTTCTATTGTATGGGAAAAAGGtgtaaatttagatataacaGGTTCATCAGATCGTACATCTACATTCAGTCCTTCTGCTGATAAAGAAATGATTAGAAATAAAGATCATCCTATTGCAAGAAATCCAAATGGTCCTAGATGGCAAACTCAACCTTGGCAGCAACCAGGACCATGGGCTCATCCACCAGGACCTCCATATGGTGGTCCACAAGGACATTTTAATTCAGATTTTAGACCAGTTGGTCCATGGCAGAATCCAAGACATTTCGGTCCAATGCGACCAGATTACCAATATCATGGAGGTTTTAATCATACTATGGGTCCAAATCCTCGTTTAGGACCTGGAATGATGGGACCTATAGGACCGAATGGGCCACTTATGTCAAATTTATTACCTAATGGCCCGATCGGACCTATGGGTAATCCACCTATGTCATTATCTGGAATGAATGGACCTGGaatgataatgaataatgGACCAATGACGAATCTTATATCAAATCCAAATATGTCTTTGAACGCTTCAAGAAATGTATCACCAAGTTCATCCTCAAAATATGATCTTGAAGATAGTGATCAAAATTATACTACGACAATGATAAAGAATCCAAATCCTCACAGTCGTGAATTACCACCACCAGATCCAAAATTATTGGATGAAATTGCAAGAGATACTATGAAatctatagatatagatatacaaCATATACCACgtgaaattagatattatgGTCAAACTGGAGTTGTTTTTATGAATTGGGACGATCCAAGAGAAATCGGATTTCAAGACGGTATACGACGAGTTTTAATCGACGATAAAATCACTATAACTTGCGCATTTAATGatcaatataaagaatttatttatgaaggTGAAGTTCATCG aattaaattAGGTGCACCGACgagagaattatatattgatgatAAATGGTATGAATGTTATTTCGGTGGTATGCCTGTAACAGTAGATCTTGGTGGTAAAAAGGTTAGTGTCAAATTGGAAGGACCTCCACCCCTTGTTAAGATTGGTACTGTAAAGAGAACAGACTTAGTAGTTGccaaaattaatcttattattaatgctCGTAATATGGTTCCTGTATTTTTAGATGCAAAACCTCAAAT ATTTGAAATTGAAGGAAAACCTCATACGCTTGAATTTATAGATTCATTACAAACAGTCCTTTTAAATGGACGACCATTTAAAGTAGAATTTGGAGGATTGCCTAAACCTATTATAGTCAgagataaaaaacattttataagattttcgGTATTACCTAGAGGTGTCCGACCAGGATATGTTAAGATTGCAGGTATGAAAGGTGAAGAACCTATTGAAGCACCACCTACCCCACCTTTATTGACACAAAAACCGAAAGTGGATACAGCTTCTACACCAACACAATTCTCTGCCGTTGAACATGAATCAACATCGCAAGATGGTTCAGATCTTAGATCTACTCCTAAACCgg ATTTGCAATTAGATATGTTATCTTCCGCTTTACCTTCTGCAATGGCACCATCATCTGGATTATCATATCAAGCTGAACCAGCAGAAAATCCACCTGCAGCTGCTCCACCATTATCATTGCcattaaatatgaatgaattgtTCCAGAGATTAGTTGAAACTGGTATTGTATCAAATCTTTctgaacaaaaaaaacaagaagaggaagaaaagaaagaaccaGAAATTATTCCAGTTTCATTTGATAAACCAGAGACGCTTAAAGt taaACAACCAGCTATTGCAGCAGCATTATACAGTGGTATGCAATGTAGTTCTTGTGGTGCCAGATTTGCACCGGAATTGGCAACTCGGTATAGTCATCATTTAGATTGGCATTTTAGACAAAATAGACGAGAAAGAGATTCTGCAAGGAAAGCTCATTCACGACCTTGGTATTATGATGTAAGCGACTGGATACAGtttgaagaaattgaagatttagAAGATAGag TACAAAGTTGGTTTGAAACTGAAAAACAAACAGCTGATACAGAAGGTATTACTGCAGAGGATTCTCCTCAAGAAGCTGCACAACCTAGTGTTCCTACTGGAACTGATGAAGATTCTAGATGTCAAGTGTGTCATGATgcatttgaacaattttataatgaagaaaaGGAGGAATGGCATTTAAGACCAGCAATTAATTTTGAAGGAAAGAATTATCATCCATTGTGTCTCGATGATTACAAG gaaaagagTCTCGTG AGAGCTTTGGAAAAATCTGCATTAGCGCTTGAAGAAACAATTGAAGAAatggaagatgaaaaaaaggaaagctcTGATGAAACGTTTATAGAGGATAATAAGACTGATGAATTAAGTGTGGAAGCATTAAATactgaatttgaaataatagaacCGTCGAATGACGtaatagaagataatataTCAGAAGAACCTGCTGAAAGAGATAATAAAGAGGAGGAAACTATAATTGAAGATAATATAGATTGTAttgaacaaaatgaaaaaatagaagaacaaGAATtagaatacaataataaagaagatttTGATATAGAaagtatagaaaaagaaaatattgaaacagaAATACCAGAAACAGAAAATGtggataaatcttttaaaaatattaaaattaaagaggaACCAATTGATGAACCTGAGGAACAATTAGAAGAAGAACATTTTGATTTTACTAATGTAGAAGTTAAAGAAGAACCTATTGAACCAGAACCag atCCCGAAGAAAGTATAATAACCGAACCTGCAACAGTTGACACAACATATGCTGCTGTGAAGAGCTCTATAGACGGAAATGTAGAATTAGATTCTACACCTGCAGCAATTCCGACAGCGCCatctcgaattaaaattaatattacgaaaccattatgtattaataaagaaCCTGAAGAatcaaaggaaaaagaaaaatctataattgaaACATCTActgaagaaataatagaacCTTTGGTGCCTGCTTCTATTAAACCTGCTTTACAAGGTagaaaactttcaaatttaCCTCCTGTGGAAAGAGGGCAAGAGTTATCAGGACTCTGCTCAATTATGTAA